The Streptomyces clavuligerus genome includes a region encoding these proteins:
- a CDS encoding PLAT/LH2 domain-containing protein, whose product MPEKIKYSLFIATANIRDAGTDATVKVQLIGEKGKSPEIELNKPGNDFEQGDSDIYDIEIDDIGDLQQVRFFHDNGGAQPGWCLGHLAIRWMKEEGMTITTQWWSPELGNVTGTALLKVDGSLFGLPQQITVTGVWLARDSGGIDKTFPLRTDGRKEHIIPLF is encoded by the coding sequence ATGCCCGAGAAGATCAAGTACAGCCTCTTCATCGCCACCGCGAACATCCGGGACGCGGGCACCGACGCGACCGTGAAGGTCCAGCTCATCGGCGAGAAGGGCAAGAGCCCGGAGATCGAGCTGAACAAGCCGGGCAACGACTTCGAGCAGGGCGACAGCGACATCTATGACATCGAGATCGACGACATCGGCGATCTCCAGCAGGTCCGCTTCTTCCATGACAACGGCGGCGCGCAGCCCGGCTGGTGTCTGGGCCACCTCGCCATCCGCTGGATGAAGGAGGAGGGTATGACGATCACCACCCAGTGGTGGTCGCCCGAACTGGGCAATGTGACAGGGACGGCCCTGTTGAAGGTGGACGGCAGCCTCTTCGGCCTCCCCCAGCAGATCACCGTCACCGGGGTGTGGCTGGCCAGGGACTCCGGCGGCATCGACAAGACCTTCCCTCTGCGTACCGACGGTCGCAAGGAGCACATCATCCCGCTGTTCTGA
- a CDS encoding DinB family protein produces MIEPDAKSDLHRYLQEARDALVWKLEGLSEYGIRRPMTPTGTNLLGLVKHATFVEVGYFGDAFGHPFGEGLPSWKLAMAEDNVDMWATADESREDIVEQYRRVWAHADATIAELPLDTVGQVPWWPEERRGATLHHLLVRVLGDTQRHAGHADIVRELIDGSAGESASGTSLPPGDQGWWEEYRAKLERVARAADQR; encoded by the coding sequence ATGATCGAGCCGGACGCGAAATCGGATCTGCACCGCTACCTCCAGGAGGCGCGGGACGCCCTGGTGTGGAAGCTGGAGGGGCTGTCGGAGTACGGGATACGCCGCCCCATGACGCCCACCGGCACCAATCTGCTGGGGCTGGTCAAGCACGCCACCTTCGTCGAAGTCGGCTACTTCGGCGATGCCTTCGGCCACCCGTTCGGTGAGGGGCTCCCGTCCTGGAAGCTGGCCATGGCCGAGGACAATGTGGATATGTGGGCCACTGCGGATGAGTCCCGCGAGGACATCGTCGAGCAGTACCGGCGGGTCTGGGCCCACGCGGACGCCACGATCGCGGAGTTGCCGCTCGACACGGTCGGCCAGGTCCCCTGGTGGCCGGAGGAGCGGCGCGGGGCGACCCTGCACCACCTCCTCGTCCGCGTCCTGGGAGACACCCAACGGCACGCCGGGCACGCCGACATCGTCCGGGAGCTGATCGACGGCTCCGCCGGGGAGTCGGCGAGCGGGACGAGTCTGCCGCCGGGGGACCAGGGGTGGTGGGAGGAGTACCGCGCGAAGCTGGAGCGGGTGGCACGGGCGGCGGACCAGCGATGA